The Solenopsis invicta isolate M01_SB chromosome 3, UNIL_Sinv_3.0, whole genome shotgun sequence region aaacaataattattaacaattgtttaaagtggtttttttttgtttatgtcgccgtttttgtaattttataaattttattaattatataggtATATGTTgtgcgtttttacataaactaacgaaattttcttgaaatttttgtttcatattaattaattttgtttaatattaattttgtgaccTCGGCGTATCCCGGCGCAAATTCAAGAAGCCAACTTTAAGCAGCTGTTGTgccattttaaaatttttcaacatcaaaaaattttttttaattagtttaaatagtGAACATTACTATAGTTATACTTTATCTACATTCAATAAATTTggccatattttttttttaatcaagaaaaaacGGTTATTTACAGTAGGTTCCCCCCGTAATGCCAATGCAATCGTTAGTTTAGTgcataattctataaaattgttttttattataactttttttgttatcaGTACATGAATGTAATACTTTGGCACAATATCAGCAAAACTTAGTACAATCTAGCACAACTTTTAAAAGtaagaaacttaaaaaataagagGGTAgtctaaaaaattgtttaattaatttaatttttaacatatttttcatatttctgttttaatattcGGGAACAGTGTGGCATAAACCTAGCACAATTCAGCACAactgtcaaaatttattaattctaaaaGTAAGAGGCTAACTTCTTTCAGACTACATTTTGcacattacaatatttaaaaaattatttatatttctgagCCGAATTGATTTATAATGTATGTGAACTTTTCTATACCTAAAATTACTTCTGGGACACTTTCTAGAAAATCGTCGATTTCCttgcagaaaatttttttattcatcataCCTCAAACAGCTGATTGATAAATTCGGATCTCATTAAAGGATTATCTAATATCGTATACGCCTCGGATCCTGTAGCTATGCCGCCTTCGTGACCCGCCGCTTCCACGACTATACCAGATTCCTCCagacaaatattataatctaaTTCTCCCGCGGCAGATTGTTCTACACCTTTGTCTCCCCAATCAATATCACCTCCTGCATCTAAATCAATTTTCTCGCCAAAATCAATCTCTCCATCCAGATTTAAATTACCAAAATCAATGACCTGTAGAAAATGCTTGgaataataacaaaatcaaaattctGTGTTACAAAAAAATCGTTAACAAATTGTATTCATACGTCATCTACACTAGACCTCTCATTACTTTCAGCTTCATCAATTTGCATACATAATGGCGGTTCAATTATCGATACTGGTACCTCTCCGTAAGTGTACTCAAACGTGGTTGTGTTTCCCTTTTCTATAAATAccagtataataatttatcatttgacATTTCATTGAAATGTTATAATACATTCTTAAATGAATAGTCTCGCTTTTGGATTtgtcaataaattgattatattttgattattgacattttttaataatttgaaccTAAAAGAGAAAATGTGTATCTGCGCGCGTGTACGTCCATGTGTGCATGCGTGCAAGCGCTCGCGCGTGTACATGCACATATGTAAAATGCGgccatgcacgcacgcacgcgcacacacacgcgcacgcgcacgcacgcacgcacgcacgcacgcacgcacgcacgcacgcacgcacgcacgcaccacacacacacacacacacacacacacacacacacacacacacacacacacacacacacagagagagagagagagagagagagagagagagagaagatataAATCCAATCTTGGCAACCTTGGCAACCTTGACACAGTATACTTAATAAAACGGATAATGATAATAACGGTGGTACTGTGAATTTTAAGCATCATAACTTAAAAAGTACTTTTTGAAGAAAAGCTCcataatttgaataatactttttaaataaagaggTTTTTTATGTTCAAAGTTACTTTGAGCATCAGAAAATGTTTAACTACAAAATAaggtttttgtgtaaaaaaaattgcatttttacaaaGTTCCTCGCATTTTGGACAATGTTAAGCTTTATATTAAAGTTCAGCAGACCGAATAACATAAAGATAGACCGATTCCATGCAATTCGTTCATAGGGAAATTTTAATCCTAAACTATCATTCttctttataacttttatgttttttccaaaaaatattcttaaaaaagaaagtatgaaaataaaattggaagCGAGAATAttctcttaaaataataatttttttgatgtaCCAATGACATATTTAATCATCGACACACAATCACTGTCGTATTGTTGGCCGGAAGTGAATTCAACAAATGCGCTATAAAATTCCACAACCTTGTCCAAACTCTTCGTTTTCTCAGCCACTTTCTGATAAATTTCCGGCAACTCTTTCACCTTGTCCATTAACTCGCATCTGATTGTACTATAGCCATTTATACCTAATTGTTTACATAGAGCGTTGTACTCCGTATGCGCgatattttctgattttttatattctgcTTCTTTCTTTTCCAATTCCTGCCAATACAGTTTTATGCAATACACTTATGCAATGACAAAATAAGTAAATAGTATTATGGTAACATTACATAGAAGAGAGAAATACGGACACTGGATAAAATCGAACActgctattttattattttcgtgtGTGCAACCTCCCGTCGTGAATGTTTGCTAAGCAATGAAAGTGTCGAGTCTATACACTGCCCCGGAAGGCAATAAATCacaagaaaatatcaaaatggtAATATCCGGTTTTACCCGGTGTTCCTATTTTCCCCACTCTTCCCTACACTATTGTTCAACATAATTAAGATTTTCTCGCATTTCACAAAAAGTTCtatgaaaagtttttaaaaattttgaaaaaatttacaatcaaGTACACTATAACATTTTTCCTCCTTTCcttttttcgtaaattatagttttaaaaattaaaaaacattttataagggccaaatttttataagttcaaTATTACCgcaccaatttaaaaaaatgttttaagcttaaaaatgtttatttgaaataattttgttaatttttgtccGAAAATGTTTCATCAAGCTACaacactttaaaataaaaaaaaatatttcaaaaatactaacttttttaattttgtgtaatttagaaacaaattgttgtaaaaacgaaattaaggTTGGTATTCTTACTTTAAGACTGtcttaagtatttaagtaatgtcttaagatgctggttcttgaattaattagtaatattaatttaagacagtatttaaaattaatcctcAATTATATCGACCAAATGACCTGCACAAATACTCCTCAAGAGATAGTACCcccaatttaaaataataaaaatttaaactgaaataaaatttaaaaatgatgtcTTTTTGGTttgatgtaataaatattatgaagCTAAAAGATAATCATTACAAATGTAACAGAAAATAAAGAGTAATCCCAAACTTAGCCCATTTTTCGTACCTCAATTTTTGCAtcgaattttgttttaaatgataCCTTGTAATGAGACATTAAtcctaaaagaaattttaaattaagccTAGAACGAGTTTCGGAGTTAGGAGGGGGTAAAAGTGACAcgtatatgtttaatttttcaagtcacagtattttttattcaattctatGTTACGATATTTCGTGTTATTTTAAGTGTTTTATAATATGATGtaaatatcaaatcaatataaaaatataaatgtatttgatGATTAATTAGTGCGGTGGGGGAAGAGAACCAACCGGGCGGAGCGCATTTCCCTACACCTATTCAATTCTCTTTGTTAGTTATGACATATAGTTTCGTTGTTTAGAagaatttctttgttttaatcatttaagataaaaaactattattaatcaatttaattgcaTCAAATGTTAAGCAATAAATGATGTCATTTTATTGGTAGTACTATGCTTCTTTCGTTTTCTCGCGGAAACTCGCCAGTCGCCACAACTCAAAAAACTTCTGCAATACCTAGTGACGAATACTGGAACTACgtgataactaaaaaaatatcaaagaaaattaaatacgtaCGGAAATGCACTCTGCCCGGTTAGTTCTCTTCTCCCATCGCGCCAATTAATCATcgaataaattcacatttttatattcatttaatatttatatcatattataagaCACTTAAAATAACACGAAATATTGTAacatagtattgaaaaaaaaaaaactaagcgATTTGAAAAGTTAGACATATACGTAATATCGCTACTCCCCCCCCCCTAACTCCGAAATCCGTTCTAGGctcaacttaaaatttttctggaaTTAATGTCTCATTATAaggtattatataaaacaaaatgcgATACATAAATCAAGATACGAAAATTAGGCTAAAAAAGTCTTGATTTTAGGATCACTCTTTGTAGgactttaacaaaaattaagattttcttctaattttttacgattttaggtgattttctttctaaataagcaaataataaataacgtgCCACATGAGAAATATTTGCGTAATTATATGTGATGGGATACATTTGTATCCAGCCAGTatgattaaagataaaaatcgaaaaaatataaatacactatacattaaataaattcaaagctCCAGCTTCcttctttaaaataaacatttaaaaatttctactttttttgccaatataaaatatttgactttttgAAATACAAGAAAATCTCGAGCGTAATGAAACTTTTAAGCAATAACGTATAAATCAAATCAATACGtgaaatttgatcaatttatcaattaattattacgacTAAAAATCCTTGATTATAGTAAACACAATTCAAATGTTAAttgctttgaaataaattttagacattaatcaactaaatttttaattaataaaataaatcaattaaaataaattgtgtatgCAATTGTGATTAATTCAATCGATTAACAACAATTAATTattgctaattaaaaattaatcattaattattcattattagtATTAGTTACTGACCtacaataatgatttataactattaatagcattgattaatgtaataaataatttaacaaataatatcactttgaatatcttttcaatataatattcttaaaatttataaatacttgcaaatattatagatataattttttatatataattaaaaactaattaaatagaTTTGAGACCATAAtttgtatacaacaaattaaatacaatataactaATCTTATATTGGCCAAGACGGTCATAGTAAAATTttggtgctgaaataatatttaatatgtgatttttatatGCAGCTTCAAATTCATTCAAACTGCATGCCGTTATTTTtggtttcaaacacagctcttgaAAATGAACTAAAacagtattattatatattaagtgTACAACTTTGCTTCCGCCGTTTTTCAATAGATGGCTTTAGCGGTATGTGGTAGTGGAAATAAACAGATGTAGACGTCATATAATAAACTTGGGCATTTGtcatccccccccccccatcgAAACATTAATCGAATTGTGTCCGCATCATAAAGTTATTCTCAATTGAAAATATCAGTTTACGAATTCTCGTCATTTGcagaaagtttttattttttgcttcaatatgaagaaatctgcggctgaggctcAAATGCTCTCAAATACTTATGGCAAGACCGCTATTGAAAGAACGTGTCGTAAGTGGTTTCAACGCTTCAAGGACGGTGACTTTGACATCAAAGACCGGCTTAGCGGTGGAAGAGAGGTTTTCAAAGATACAGAATTAAAGGCATTACTTCATGAAGACTCGTGTCAAATGCAAGAATTGATAGGATCATTGGGAATGACTCAACAAACCATTTCAAAACGCCTGAAAGCCATGGAAATGATTCAGAAACAAGGAAATTGGGTGCCGTACGACTTGAAGCCGAGAGATGTTGAACGGCGTTTGTTTTCTTGTGAATAGCTGCTTGAAAGGCAAAGACGGAAGGgatttctgcatcgtattgtgaCAAAAAATAGGTTTATTACGATAACCCCAAGCGCAGAAAATCATGGAGACTTCCCGGCCATGCTTCCACGTCGACGGTCAAACCGAATATTCACAGTTCAAAGAtcatgctctgtatttggtgggaccaacTTGGCGTAGTGTATTATGTGCTGCTGAAACTGTCTAAAATAATCACAGGCGATCGGCGTTTAAGCCGAGCATTGAAAGACACGGCTGCAATACAATAAGAGACACGATAAAGTGATTTTGCAGCATAACAATGCTCGACCCGATATCACAAAATTGGTCAAAACATACTTGGAAACGTTGAAATAGAAAGtcctaccccacccgccgtattctccagacatTGCTCCCTCTGACTATCATTTGTTTCGATCAATGATACACGGCCTGGCTGACCAGCACTTTTGTTCTTATGAAAAAGTCAAAAATTGGATCAATACGTGGATCGCCTCAAAAGATGAGTAGTTTTTTCGACGCGAGATTGGTAtagtcatgagctaaaaggtaacaacacattttttttatggtagatggtttgatgcttaattggttggatccacaggcaagaaccaatgacgttcgccgtttaatgagcaagtctacatttcaaaaacaatcgaagaaaatgtgttgccaccttttagctcacgactatacgcTGCCCGAAAAATGGGAGAAAATAGAGGCCAGCAATGGATAATATTTTGTCcgtaattgaaacaaaaatgtataaccatattttgaatcgtaaatgtataacaatttttttacaataaaacctCGAATGTCGGAAAAAGACGGCGGAAGCAAAGTTGTACacctaataattaaattgaaaattaatttaaataattgctaaTTTGCATCTCTAAAATCTCCCCAATCcctaaaaaagtgaaaaattttgcaaaaatcttGCCATGTatgagaaggaaagaaagaacaGTAAGTTTACTCGGTGTCGGCACCTTTGATCTGATGGCTGACAAATCGCAATGTTGCTGGTTGTGTGTGAATCCAATAGCGCTTTCGAGCGCAGTGTTTTAACTCAATCTGAGTCGGGTTAATGACACCATATGCTGGGGGTCAATCacgtaactttttccctagagTGGAAAGATGAAAAGTGAAATTTCTAACCATTAAAGtggttagaaatttcatttttcatctttccaccctagagaaaaagttacatgatcgacTCCCTGGAATCGTCCAAGCAAGGGGTCAATCATATAATTTCACGTaaaacttttcacgtttcacttttcatttttcactcatagagaattcacgtgaatcttttcattGCGATCATGTATTAGATTAAATACGAGAAAATTTAGTTTGGGTTTCGaaatttacctttttattatttaaaaagttaaataataaatataaaatattttctaaatttcaagATGTAATTGTTACTGAAGCACATACATTTAGCTTGGTTCGTATctttctgtatttattttattaatttctaatcaCTTCAGCggcaacttttaaatttttttctaagttaaaaatttatttatgtaaaagaaaaaattgtaaaaaagtatattcCTAAATAAATGGCTATATTTCTTAGTGAtgttgcataaacttaattaacaaatacaatattacatttatttttgatgatccaaattgtaataattattttgttatgtagtaatctaatattaaaaattaattgtaatttaatgtaaacagtgtttttcaaaattaactttattttaattttttatttatgcaaattttaacgtaaattaatacaatacaatacaaaAAGGTTTAACTTCTTCAATACTAGCAAAACTGTTACCATACTTTTATTCTAATTCCGATCgacatttattaattccctaaattttcacttATCCGCCATCAAGGCTGAtggcaaaaaaatttacgtaaaaaagttcatatttccatTCATAAATGAGTTACATGAtcccgtggaatcgtacatgatcgtgcagttcacataaaacttttcacttttcacgtttccgctctAAGGAAAATGTTACGTGATCGACCCTCAGAATTTAACCACCATAGTGCTGGTTGTGCTAGTCGGTGCGAAGAACAGCTTTTTCCTAGCTTTATGTTGGAGTAAACCTATTGTTCCTGCTTATACTGTGCTATGACCATTTTGGCTCAgcttctattttaaaattgatgattaacaattacttttttttaatcaacgatgtttactttatttcaatcaattaaatcaatcgtgattatcattaatatttaatcgtctattttagttttaagtaaaaatttaatcaattgaaAATACAATTGGGTCATTCTACGTCATTTCAACCAGGGCTGATtgcttcataatttttaaaacttttgatattgtaatcaaagttcaaaattaattttaaaaaaattttttaaccttACGTTTGGCTGCGGTGGCCAATTTAAGTTGGCGGTGTACAGTAATTTTTCAGTTATCAAGCATTTATGTTAATTGCTGTCTCTTATTCTATTAATCCAATTTGAATAAATCAAAAGTTAttctctttaaattaaaatgtttcttttaaattattacaacttTTTCTCTAACGTTAAtagtttttatgttattttggaTTCTTtccaaagttttaattttatattttcctcatgtttaaatcaaaattttatcacgAAAGGGACAAAACACCTCAATCTTTTTATGTGAATAGTAGGATAccaaataagaataaaataacaacaaagGTGTTTTGTTtcccattttttcaaaaatgaggaaattgtaaaaagaatttaatatttaaataactataCCTAAAATCTGAgacgtagaaaaaatttaaaatttgcagaAGACCTTTTAAGAAGACCTTTtcatgtacaatattatattaaaaattggttAAATGAATTTgcagaaatatatttcaatttaacttCTATAAAAAATCATGTGTT contains the following coding sequences:
- the LOC105200982 gene encoding CDK5RAP3-like protein isoform X3; translation: MKDWQEILRLYEKDNIYLAEAAQMFMRNVNYEIPSIKKQIQKLEQLLTELEKKEAEYKKSENIAHTEYNALCKQLGINGYSTIRCELMDKVKELPEIYQKVAEKTKSLDKVVEFYSAFVEFTSGQQYDSDCVSMIKYVIEKGNTTTFEYTYGEVPVSIIEPPLCMQIDEAESNERSSVDDVIDFGNLNLDGEIDFGEKIDLDAGGDIDWGDKGVEQSAAGELDYNICLEESGIVVEAAGHEGGIATGSEAYTILDNPLMRSEFINQLFELEAFMKLRLYEFKSDDKNNLLNFSQMQDASSVLQLSTIETTQNMLDNVQVILSEILHSNVQHLHNIKHYSRYVDVVATTLKQKLNLIDRMVTHQESVRQKQNDIQNQIDKLRPLLKLIIRRTKELQTEIEQDISKKYKNRMVYLTGGVNTL